A genomic window from Alphaproteobacteria bacterium includes:
- the nuoE gene encoding NADH-quinone oxidoreductase subunit NuoE — protein MKTAVAQKSAPFEFTPENKKLAEYHVAKYPKGRQQSAVMPLLDIAQRQSGGWLPKEAMDYVANYLGMPLIRVYEVASFYTMYNLNPVGKNLVQVCTTTPCWLRGSDEIVGACKKKLGIGMGETTSDGKFTLVEVECLGACVNAPMVQINDDFYEDLDSSSMGKILDDLSAGRKPVVGTQIGRQNSAPIGGAKTLTEVKK, from the coding sequence ATGAAAACAGCTGTTGCGCAAAAATCCGCGCCGTTCGAATTTACGCCGGAAAACAAAAAACTGGCGGAATATCATGTCGCCAAATACCCGAAAGGCCGCCAGCAATCGGCCGTGATGCCCCTCCTGGATATCGCGCAACGGCAATCGGGCGGCTGGCTGCCGAAAGAAGCTATGGATTACGTCGCAAACTATTTGGGAATGCCATTGATTCGCGTATACGAAGTCGCGAGTTTCTATACGATGTACAATTTGAATCCGGTTGGCAAAAATCTGGTTCAGGTTTGCACCACAACGCCGTGCTGGTTGCGCGGATCGGATGAAATCGTCGGCGCGTGCAAGAAAAAATTGGGCATCGGCATGGGCGAAACCACATCGGATGGCAAATTCACATTGGTCGAGGTTGAATGTTTGGGCGCGTGCGTGAATGCGCCAATGGTGCAAATCAACGACGATTTTTACGAAGATCTGGATTCCTCCAGCATGGGTAAAATTCTGGACGATTTATCGGCCGGGCGTAAACCGGTTGTCGGTACGCAAATTGGCCGGCAAAATTCCGCGCCAATCGGCGGCGCTAAAACTTTGACAGAGGTCAAAAAATAA
- the nuoF gene encoding NADH-quinone oxidoreductase subunit NuoF, whose translation MLSDKDRIFTNLYGQDDWKLAGARRRGVWSGTKDLILKGRDWIVEEVKKSGLRGRGGAGFPTGMKWSFMPKESPDGRPSYLVVNADESEPGTCKDRDILRFDPHRLIEGCLLASVGMGVKTCYIYIRGEFYNEAKHLQAAIDEAYEAGLIGRNACGSGYDFDLYMHRGAGAYICGEETAQLESLEGKKGQPRLKPPFPAGVGLYGCPTTVNNVETIAVTGEILRRSGEWFAKLGKPKNEGTKVFCISGHVNMPCNVEEEMGIPLKELIEKHAGGVRGGWDNLMAIIPGGSSVPMLPKSICDTVLMDFDSLRGVQSGLGTAAVIVMDKSTDIVKAIARLSKFYKHESCGQCTPCREGTGWMWRVMERLVKGDAEIREIDMLLDITKQVEGHTICALGDAAAWPIQGLMRHFRHEVERRINERHMPIAAE comes from the coding sequence ATGCTTTCGGACAAAGACAGAATTTTTACAAATCTATATGGCCAAGACGATTGGAAACTGGCTGGCGCGAGGCGCCGCGGCGTTTGGTCGGGCACCAAGGATTTGATTTTAAAAGGCCGCGATTGGATCGTCGAAGAAGTGAAGAAATCGGGGCTGCGCGGCCGTGGCGGCGCGGGTTTTCCAACGGGCATGAAATGGTCGTTTATGCCAAAAGAATCTCCGGATGGCCGCCCCAGTTATTTGGTGGTCAATGCCGATGAATCCGAACCAGGCACCTGCAAAGATCGCGACATTTTGCGGTTCGATCCGCACCGTTTGATCGAAGGCTGTTTGCTCGCCTCGGTCGGGATGGGCGTGAAGACTTGTTATATTTACATTCGCGGCGAATTTTATAATGAAGCCAAGCATTTACAGGCCGCTATTGACGAGGCGTATGAGGCCGGCTTGATTGGCAGAAACGCCTGTGGTTCGGGTTATGATTTCGACCTTTATATGCATCGCGGCGCGGGCGCCTATATTTGCGGCGAAGAAACCGCGCAATTGGAAAGCTTGGAAGGTAAAAAGGGCCAGCCGCGATTGAAACCGCCATTTCCGGCGGGTGTGGGATTATATGGCTGCCCGACCACGGTCAATAACGTCGAAACCATCGCGGTCACTGGCGAAATTTTACGCCGCAGCGGCGAATGGTTTGCAAAATTGGGCAAACCAAAAAACGAAGGCACCAAGGTGTTTTGCATTTCCGGCCACGTCAACATGCCGTGCAATGTCGAAGAAGAAATGGGTATCCCATTAAAAGAATTGATTGAAAAACACGCGGGCGGCGTGCGCGGCGGATGGGACAATTTAATGGCCATTATTCCGGGCGGATCGTCGGTGCCGATGTTGCCGAAATCGATTTGCGATACCGTGTTGATGGATTTCGATTCACTGCGCGGCGTGCAATCGGGGCTTGGCACGGCGGCGGTGATTGTGATGGATAAATCCACCGATATTGTAAAGGCGATCGCGCGCCTGTCGAAATTTTACAAACACGAATCTTGCGGCCAATGCACACCATGCCGCGAAGGCACTGGCTGGATGTGGCGGGTTATGGAACGCCTGGTCAAGGGCGATGCGGAAATCCGCGAAATCGATATGTTATTGGATATCACCAAACAAGTCGAAGGCCATACGATTTGCGCCCTTGGCGATGCGGCAGCCTGGCCAATTCAAGGTTTAATGCGCCATTTCCGGCATGAAGTCGAACGGCGCATCAATGAACGTCATATGCCCATAGCGGCGGAGTAA
- a CDS encoding NADH-quinone oxidoreductase subunit G, which translates to MPKITIDGKEIEVPAGRTVFQACRDAGVEVPHFCFHERLAIAGNCRMCLVEMEKAPKPIASCAMPVADGMVIKTSTPQVIKARQGVMEFLLLNHPLDCPICDQGGECDLQDQAMAYGYDRGRTQEMRRAVKDKYMGPLVATEMTRCIHCTRCIRFVDEVAGVPELGGIGRGEGMEVTTYVEKALTSEMSGNIIDLCPVGALTSKPYAFTARPWELKKTESIDVLDGCGSAIRVDARGAEVMRIMPRLNESINEEWLADKPRFAYDGLKRQRLDRPYVRKGGKLQPVSWQEALSVVAQKLKSTSPDKIGAIAGDLVDVESTYALKKLLSSLGVTSMDCRQDGAKIDPSQRAGYIFNTTIAGIEQADACLIVGADLRKEAPLVMSRIRKRYLQTGMPVSLIGPRVDLTVKFEHISQDANIIEQIAAGRHPYAEKLKSAKKPMIIVGMGALQRADGAAILAECRKLAESCNMIQPDWNGFNVLHLTGGRVGALDVGFVPQKGGFDVAGMLNGKLEVVYLLNADEIDTKKLGQAFVIYQGHHGDVGASRADVILPGAAYTEKDAIYVNTEGRPQQAFAAILPPGEAKDDWKIVRALSEHVGKTLPFNTLDELRLQLGKDHPIFVTIGDVTRASWGNFGMAGTIANTPFILPMPNYYMTDVISRNSVTMAKCAEEFVQQKKVAA; encoded by the coding sequence ATGCCAAAAATAACCATCGACGGAAAAGAAATCGAAGTCCCAGCCGGAAGAACAGTATTCCAGGCTTGCCGCGACGCTGGCGTCGAAGTGCCGCATTTTTGTTTCCATGAACGGCTTGCCATTGCTGGCAATTGCCGCATGTGCCTTGTTGAAATGGAAAAAGCGCCAAAGCCGATTGCGTCTTGCGCGATGCCGGTGGCCGATGGGATGGTGATCAAAACATCGACGCCGCAAGTGATCAAGGCGCGTCAAGGCGTGATGGAATTTTTACTGCTGAACCACCCGCTGGATTGTCCTATTTGCGATCAGGGCGGTGAATGCGATTTGCAGGATCAGGCCATGGCCTATGGATATGATCGCGGCCGGACGCAGGAAATGCGCCGCGCGGTTAAGGACAAATATATGGGTCCGCTGGTGGCGACCGAAATGACCCGTTGTATCCATTGTACGCGCTGCATTCGTTTTGTGGATGAGGTTGCGGGCGTGCCTGAACTTGGCGGCATCGGCCGGGGCGAAGGCATGGAAGTCACGACTTATGTTGAAAAGGCGCTGACATCCGAAATGTCCGGCAATATTATCGATCTTTGCCCGGTCGGCGCGTTGACATCGAAACCTTATGCCTTTACCGCGCGCCCCTGGGAATTGAAAAAAACCGAATCCATAGACGTGTTAGATGGATGCGGATCGGCGATCCGTGTGGATGCTCGCGGGGCCGAAGTTATGCGTATTATGCCGCGCCTGAATGAATCGATTAACGAAGAATGGCTGGCGGACAAGCCACGCTTTGCCTATGACGGATTGAAACGCCAACGTTTGGATCGGCCTTATGTCCGTAAGGGCGGAAAATTACAGCCAGTATCTTGGCAAGAGGCGCTGAGTGTTGTCGCACAAAAATTGAAATCCACATCGCCGGATAAAATCGGCGCGATTGCCGGTGATTTGGTGGATGTCGAATCCACCTATGCATTGAAAAAATTATTATCGTCGCTGGGCGTGACCAGCATGGATTGCCGCCAAGATGGCGCAAAGATCGATCCATCGCAACGCGCGGGATATATTTTTAACACCACTATTGCCGGTATCGAACAAGCCGATGCATGTTTGATCGTCGGCGCGGATTTGCGCAAGGAAGCCCCGTTGGTAATGTCGCGCATCCGCAAACGCTATTTGCAGACCGGCATGCCGGTAAGCCTGATCGGCCCGCGCGTCGATTTGACAGTGAAATTCGAACACATCAGCCAAGACGCCAATATTATCGAACAAATTGCGGCTGGCCGTCATCCATACGCCGAAAAATTGAAATCGGCAAAAAAACCGATGATTATTGTCGGTATGGGCGCATTGCAACGCGCCGATGGCGCGGCGATTTTGGCCGAATGCCGCAAATTGGCGGAATCTTGCAATATGATTCAGCCGGATTGGAATGGATTTAACGTCTTGCACTTAACGGGTGGCCGCGTGGGGGCGCTCGATGTCGGGTTTGTCCCGCAAAAAGGCGGATTCGATGTCGCTGGCATGCTGAATGGTAAACTCGAAGTCGTTTATTTGCTGAACGCCGATGAAATCGACACCAAAAAACTGGGCCAGGCTTTTGTAATTTACCAAGGCCATCATGGCGATGTGGGCGCCAGCCGCGCGGACGTGATTCTGCCTGGCGCAGCCTATACCGAAAAAGACGCGATTTATGTCAATACCGAGGGCCGTCCGCAACAAGCCTTTGCCGCGATCCTGCCGCCAGGCGAGGCGAAAGACGATTGGAAAATCGTCCGCGCCTTGTCGGAACATGTGGGCAAAACCTTGCCGTTCAATACACTGGATGAGTTGCGCCTGCAATTAGGCAAGGATCATCCGATATTCGTGACCATCGGGGATGTAACCAGGGCATCGTGGGGAAATTTCGGCATGGCCGGAACGATTGCCAACACCCCATTTATATTGCCGATGCCGAATTATTATATGACCGATGTCATTTCGCGCAATTCGGTGACCATGGCCAAATGCGCCGAAGAATTCGTGCAACAGAAAAAGGTGGCGGCATGA
- the nuoH gene encoding NADH-quinone oxidoreductase subunit NuoH encodes MNDAFIQTYVIPAAWTTAKILMFVVPLLVAVAFLTLAERKVIGAIQLRKGPNVVGPFGLLQPFADGLKLLMKEMIIPSGANRFLFLLAPVITFSLSLIAWAVIPVGAGMVIADINVGILYLFAVSSLGVYGIIIAGWASNSKYSFLGSLRSAAQMVSYEVSIGFVIVTVLMCAGSLNLTKIIEAQSGGIQNWYLLPLLPMAVVFFISALAETNRSPFDLPEGESELVGGYFTEYSGMSFALFYLGEYAAMILMSAMASILFLGGWDCPVPLEPFTWVPDAVWFALKVAFVLFLFLWVRATMPRYRYDQLMRLGWKVFLPLSLFWVIVTAAYLKVTGL; translated from the coding sequence ATGAACGACGCATTCATTCAAACCTATGTAATCCCCGCCGCGTGGACCACGGCGAAAATCTTAATGTTCGTTGTGCCATTGCTGGTCGCGGTAGCATTTCTAACATTGGCGGAACGCAAAGTGATCGGCGCGATCCAGTTGCGCAAGGGGCCGAACGTCGTCGGTCCATTCGGTCTGTTGCAACCATTCGCCGATGGTTTGAAATTGCTGATGAAGGAAATGATTATTCCATCCGGGGCGAACCGGTTTTTGTTCTTGCTGGCGCCAGTGATTACATTTTCCCTATCCTTAATCGCCTGGGCGGTGATTCCGGTCGGCGCGGGAATGGTTATCGCCGATATTAATGTCGGTATTTTGTACTTATTTGCGGTCTCGTCCCTGGGTGTTTATGGCATTATCATCGCCGGATGGGCCAGCAATTCCAAATATTCGTTCTTAGGATCGCTGCGCAGCGCGGCGCAAATGGTATCGTATGAAGTTTCCATTGGATTTGTGATCGTCACCGTATTGATGTGCGCGGGATCATTAAACCTAACCAAAATTATCGAGGCACAGTCGGGCGGCATTCAAAATTGGTATCTATTGCCACTGCTGCCGATGGCGGTTGTATTCTTCATCTCTGCTTTGGCCGAAACCAACCGTTCGCCATTCGATTTACCCGAAGGCGAATCGGAACTGGTCGGGGGTTATTTCACCGAATATTCGGGCATGAGTTTCGCGCTATTTTATCTGGGTGAATATGCGGCGATGATTTTGATGTCGGCCATGGCATCGATCTTGTTCCTGGGCGGTTGGGATTGCCCGGTGCCGCTGGAACCATTTACCTGGGTTCCAGACGCTGTCTGGTTTGCGCTGAAAGTCGCCTTTGTGTTGTTCCTGTTTTTGTGGGTACGGGCGACCATGCCACGGTATCGGTATGACCAATTGATGCGTTTAGGCTGGAAAGTGTTTTTGCCGCTGTCGTTATTCTGGGTAATCGTTACCGCAGCTTATTTGAAAGTAACTGGGTTATAG
- the nuoI gene encoding NADH-quinone oxidoreductase subunit NuoI, producing MLNRTARSFLLTEILRGLALTFKYMFKPKYTINYPFEKGPISPRFRGEHAQRRYANGEERCIACKLCEAVCPAQAITIEAEPRDDGSRRTTRYDIDMTKCIYCGMCQESCPVDAIVEGPNFEFATETREELFYNKEKLLANGDRWEAEIAQNLQLDAPYR from the coding sequence ATGTTAAACCGCACCGCACGAAGCTTTCTTTTGACCGAGATATTGCGCGGCCTTGCCCTGACCTTTAAATATATGTTCAAGCCGAAATACACCATCAATTACCCATTCGAAAAAGGCCCGATTTCGCCCCGGTTTCGCGGCGAACATGCGCAGCGCCGCTATGCCAATGGTGAGGAACGCTGTATCGCCTGTAAATTATGCGAAGCGGTTTGCCCCGCGCAAGCCATCACCATCGAGGCCGAGCCGCGCGACGACGGATCCCGCCGCACCACGCGGTACGATATCGACATGACCAAATGTATTTATTGCGGCATGTGCCAGGAATCTTGCCCGGTAGATGCGATTGTCGAAGGCCCAAATTTCGAATTTGCCACCGAAACCCGCGAAGAGCTGTTTTATAACAAAGAAAAATTGTTGGCCAATGGCGACCGCTGGGAAGCTGAAATCGCGCAAAATCTGCAACTCGACGCGCCATACCGGTAA